The genomic region CGGGTGTGCTGGTTCATGCCCATGCACCAGTAGGAAACAATTTTTTTGTCCGGGTCTCCGAATAAGGAGGCCAGGTATTTGATATCTTTGGCCGGCACACCTGATATTTGTTCTACTTTTTCCGGTGTATAGTCTTCCAGGAAGGCTTTGTAGGCTTCCCAGTCGACGGTTTCGGCTTTGTCCTTGAACTTGAAATGGTCCTGGGTGCCGTAACCGATGTTGGTTTTACCCTTATGAAAAGATACATGTTTGTTGACAAAATCCCAGTTGACCCAGTCATTGCGGACGATTTCATAACAGATGGCGTTGGCCACCGCCAGATCGGTCTGGGGCTTGAAAAGAATGGATTTGTCCGCTGCCTGGCTGGTGCGGGTGGTGCGGGTGGCAAAATCGATAATCTTGACGTGGTTTTTGGCCTTGCGATTGGCAAGCATTCTGGAAAACAGCACCGGATGCATCTCGGCCATATTGTTGCCCCAGGTGATGAAGACATCGGCGTGATCGATGTCATCGTAGCTGCCCATGGGCTCATCCATTCCGAAGCTGGTGATAAATCCGGTGACAGCACTGGCCATGCATAGACGGGCATTGGCTTCCAAATTGTTGGTGCCGATACAGCCTTTAAACAGCTTGGCGGAGACGTAGCCGTCGGTAATCGACCATTGCCCGGAACCGTACATGGCCACCGAATCTTTGCCGTGGCCTTTGATGGTTTCCTTCATTTTGCTGGCCACCAGGTCAAGGGCTTCTTTGAGGGGTGTTTCCACCATCTGGCCGTTTTTGCGTACCAGGGCCTTGGTGATGCGATCATTGCCATAAAGGATCTGGACGGAATGATAGCCTTTGACACAGCAAAGCCCCTTGTTGACCGTACAGTTGGGATCACCTTTGACGGCTACGGCGCGATCTCCGGAAACACCGACCAGAAGGCCGCACCCGGTGCCGCAAAACCGGCAAGGCGTCTTTTTCCATTCAATTCCCCCCGAACCCACAGTATTCCAGGCGCCGAAACTGATTCCCGGAAACAGTACCGCAGCAGAAGCGACTGCGCTTTGCAACGCGGCGGATTTTATGAAATCTCTTCTGGTAATGTCCATTTGCTTGCTCCTTTTGTTGTCCTCTATTGATCCGAATGACCAAAGGTCATGCCAAGGGATTCCAACGATTTTATGGTTTTAAGCTGTTCCTGCAATTTTTTTTCGGTGTCTTCATCCGGTGTGTCGGTGACCAGAATCAATACCTCTTCATTTTCGGCCGGAGTTACTTCACAGAATTCCAGGGCGGCAAGGTCTTTGATCAGTTGTTCTTTCGAACCCGATACAGGATATGCCAGATAGCTGAAGACCGGCATACATGCTCCTTAATTAGAATGTGTGATGGGGGTCTTCATCAAGACCCGATTCATGCTGGCAGGTGGATTGATCAACAAAACGATTCACCCATAGGGGTGTTTTAAACGCGTATTCGACTATTTATTTGAAATTAAAGTATTTAATATCAGTTAGTTGTATCGTTTTATGATAATGTGAGCGTTATGGCAGATTGAGAAAAAAGAGCCTATTTCTGAGCTTTATCGATTTGTAACAGCCTCACCCAGAAAAAAAATTGACTTAAGTCAAGTATTTCATACTAAAACGCTATGAATTAGACGGGGCGTGTAGGAGATGATCGTTCAAAGACATACGAGGTGGTGATCGTATTGATCCGATGCATTACAGGTGCATCAGCGCGACAATCATCTTAGATATTTAAAAACTGTAGAATATATTTGAAGGCGACAGCTGCAATCACGCCTCCGAGCAGCAGCTTTATCCAGCGGGCAGGCACATATTTTTGTAAGCGGGCTCCCAGGTACATCCCCAGTAAACCGCCCACACCAAATAAAATCCCCAACAACCAGTCTGGAGCCGCTACCGCCCCATTGATGGGAATCAGGCTGTAAAAGGTTACGCCGGCCAATGATGAAACAAAGGTTCCCAGCAACACTGCGCCGGCAATGGCATACACCGGCAGGCCAAAAAACGTAATTAAAAACGGCGCAATAATCGAGCCGCCGCCGATACCATAAACCCCGCCGATGATGCCCACTGCTAAGGCCAGACCGAGCAGTTTGGTCGTGGCAAATGAATAGGTGGTGCCCTTGAAATCAAAGTGGCTGGTTTTGATTTCAATCGATGCAGCTTTAACCCGATCGGTGATGGAGCAATTTTGGGCCGTCGCAATAGTTGCACCGGTAAATGCTTCTTTTAGTAGTTTTATAGCGATGAACAGCAACACGCAGCCGACGAAAAATTTGAAAATTATCGGGTTCGGCAGATAGGTGATGCGCAGGTAATAGCCGATGAAAACACCGGGGATGATGCCGGCGACAATCAACAATGCCAGCGGCCAGACAAAACGGCACTCGCGAGCGTAACGGTAAACGCCGCCAGGGGTGCCAGTGACATTGAACAAAAAGTTGGTGGAAGTGACCGAAGGAGAGGTGAATCCCAGAACACTCATTTGAAAGGGCAGCAGCAAAAATGCCCCGGAGATGCCACCCATGGAGGTAAAAAAGGATATGCCGAAGGCCACCAGCGGTGGGATTAATATATAGGTTTCAATTCCGGAAATCGGAAATGTAAATGTTAAAAATTCCATGCGAATTGATTTTAGGCTATATGCGCTGTTTTAGGGACGCTGGGGAATCCATATGAGTTGAGCGTTTAGCTGATCCGTCCAGGGAAGGCCTGAATTTTTCCAGCCGTTTTTCAAACGTTTGCCATGCATAGAGCTGGCAGGATCTTTAACGCGATCGCCCTCGAAGCCATCGGTCACCGAATAGGCCTTCTTAAAACCGGCCGCAGCCATAAGATTTACGGCGGCGGCACTGCGGTTGCCGGAACGGCAGATCACCAGAATGGTATCAGAGGTTGTGAATTTCTGGCTGACTTCAGCCATAAAGTTCTGATTGGCGATCATCAACGGCCCTTTGTTCTGCACGGCCATCTGATAATTAAACAATTGAAGGGGAATATTGTATGCCATGGCGGGATGACCGACAAAAACGTATTCTTCCGGCGTCCGGACGTCCAAAATTTTGATTTTGTTCTGGCCGGCGTGCCACATTTGATAGGCTTCCTTGGCCGTTGCGTAAAGGCCGAGGACGGTCTGCTTCTGGGGCGGTAAAGATGTTTTTGCCAGCGATACCGGCAGCCAAACCATCAGCATGAATATGGCGATCATTAAAAGAATAAGTTTTCTGCGCATATCGTTATCTCCCTGTTTGCCTGAAAATACCGCTGAAAATTTCATCATCGGCCGACATGCATTGCGCTTTTAACTGTTTGTACTTTTTTAGCAGGTTTTTACCATCCTGAGATAAGCGCGATCCCTCTTTGCGATCGGTATGCACGATGCAGGCATTCATGTGTTTCTCAGTCGCTTTAATCTTGCTCCAGACGGCTTTATACGACATTTTCATCAATTTGGCGGTCTGATTCATTGAGCCCGTCTGATCAATGTGCTCTAATATCTTAGCGCGGCCTTCGCCAATAATGATATTGTTGTCGGCATCTACAATCCACTGGCTGGATCTTAATTTGAATTCTGACATAATTATAAACCTGCTTGTGATTAAAGGAACTGTGCTTTAACCACGAAGAACACGAAGGGCACAAAGGTTAAAAAATTAAAACAGAAAAGATATCTTCGTGTGCTTTTTCCCTTCGTGGTTAAAATATTCCTTCATAATGTTAAAAATATACAATAAGCTTGCAAATTGTTTTGATTTTTTTCTACACGCAATCTGACGCCGGCTAGCCGCCGATGGCGCGCATGGCCCGCCCGCAGGTATTTTTATGGTTTTTTGTGTTTAAGTGGTGACCGATTGGTTTATCGGCCACAGATTGTCGGAATATGCCGACGATATCCTTCTGGGTGGCCCCGGTTCTCAGTGTCGCTTTAATATCGATTTCCTCTTGCGAAAACAGACAGGTTTTGATTTTACCATCCGCGGTCAGTCGCAGGCGGTTACATGAACCGCAAAAATGCCAACTGATGGGTGCAATAAAACCGACTTTGCCGATTGCCCCCGGAAGCTTGCAAAGCCGAGCCGGCCCGTACGAATCAGTGGCCGGTTCGATTTGAACGCAGTCAATTTGATGGATCCTTTTCATAAATTTTTCAACTGGAACGAACAGTGATTCATAGTCGCCGTAGGCCGTGCTGTTGGTGGGCATTAGCTCAATAAAGCGCACATGGTAAGGTTTGCTCAAGGTTAAGGCAGCCAGATCTTCAATTTCATCATCATTGATGCCGCGCATAACCACGGTATTGATTTTGATGGGGTCCATCCCGATTTGTTGGGCACGTTCGATACCGGCCAGCACACGGGGCAA from Desulfobacterales bacterium harbors:
- a CDS encoding sulfite exporter TauE/SafE family protein, which codes for MEFLTFTFPISGIETYILIPPLVAFGISFFTSMGGISGAFLLLPFQMSVLGFTSPSVTSTNFLFNVTGTPGGVYRYARECRFVWPLALLIVAGIIPGVFIGYYLRITYLPNPIIFKFFVGCVLLFIAIKLLKEAFTGATIATAQNCSITDRVKAASIEIKTSHFDFKGTTYSFATTKLLGLALAVGIIGGVYGIGGGSIIAPFLITFFGLPVYAIAGAVLLGTFVSSLAGVTFYSLIPINGAVAAPDWLLGILFGVGGLLGMYLGARLQKYVPARWIKLLLGGVIAAVAFKYILQFLNI
- a CDS encoding rhodanese-like domain-containing protein codes for the protein MRRKLILLMIAIFMLMVWLPVSLAKTSLPPQKQTVLGLYATAKEAYQMWHAGQNKIKILDVRTPEEYVFVGHPAMAYNIPLQLFNYQMAVQNKGPLMIANQNFMAEVSQKFTTSDTILVICRSGNRSAAAVNLMAAAGFKKAYSVTDGFEGDRVKDPASSMHGKRLKNGWKNSGLPWTDQLNAQLIWIPQRP
- a CDS encoding LysR family transcriptional regulator, producing MSEFKLRSSQWIVDADNNIIIGEGRAKILEHIDQTGSMNQTAKLMKMSYKAVWSKIKATEKHMNACIVHTDRKEGSRLSQDGKNLLKKYKQLKAQCMSADDEIFSGIFRQTGR
- the moaA gene encoding GTP 3',8-cyclase MoaA; amino-acid sequence: MKLVDGYGRKIDYLRISITDHCNLKCTYCTPFSGRDHLERSEILTYEEMLKVARAATAAGITKIRITGGEPLVRKGVVAFCRMLSRLEGLKSLALTTNGVYLAEMAEPLFKAGVRRINISLDTLRPERFEKITGYDWLPRVLAGIERAQQIGMDPIKINTVVMRGINDDEIEDLAALTLSKPYHVRFIELMPTNSTAYGDYESLFVPVEKFMKRIHQIDCVQIEPATDSYGPARLCKLPGAIGKVGFIAPISWHFCGSCNRLRLTADGKIKTCLFSQEEIDIKATLRTGATQKDIVGIFRQSVADKPIGHHLNTKNHKNTCGRAMRAIGG